One region of Pseudomonadota bacterium genomic DNA includes:
- the recO gene encoding DNA repair protein RecO translates to MLLKQTTAVVINSRDHGESDVIITLYSLENGKFTAIAKGAKRSKKRFVNRLELFTLLDIQYEPGKRSTMARLDQAEVFNHFSVLRTDYLRYAAAQLICESLYFWTKENDYEPELFALLLWALNSLDQHGYSKETIIFFFLKMLSILGYQPNLSNCTQCGSLDAINAPFCFRTGANGIICAKCNKELEKSSRTMALGTIKLLLKAQNLSLEKLDRLRFSKPSAAEAFDMLKQYSTHLLQRELNSWKPLI, encoded by the coding sequence ATGCTCCTCAAGCAGACAACAGCCGTGGTAATCAACAGCAGGGACCATGGTGAATCCGATGTAATCATTACCCTCTACAGTCTTGAGAACGGAAAATTCACCGCCATTGCCAAGGGCGCCAAACGCAGCAAGAAACGCTTTGTCAACCGACTTGAATTATTCACCCTGCTGGATATTCAATATGAACCGGGCAAACGCTCGACAATGGCGCGACTGGACCAGGCCGAGGTATTCAATCATTTCTCAGTACTCCGGACGGACTATCTGCGTTACGCCGCGGCCCAGCTTATCTGTGAATCGCTGTATTTCTGGACCAAGGAAAACGATTACGAACCCGAGCTCTTCGCCCTTCTGCTCTGGGCGCTCAATTCCCTTGATCAGCACGGTTATTCCAAAGAAACCATTATCTTTTTTTTCCTTAAAATGCTTTCGATTTTAGGCTATCAGCCCAATCTTTCCAATTGTACACAATGCGGCAGCCTTGATGCCATTAATGCGCCGTTTTGTTTTCGCACCGGCGCCAACGGCATTATCTGCGCAAAATGCAATAAGGAACTTGAAAAATCCAGCAGAACCATGGCACTTGGCACGATTAAACTCCTGCTTAAGGCCCAGAACCTCTCATTAGAAAAACTCGACCGCCTCCGCTTTTCAAAACCGTCAGCAGCAGAAGCTTTTGACATGCTCAAGCAATACAGCACCCACCTTTTGCAACGGGAACTAAATTCGTGGAAACCATTGATTTGA